TCGGTGTCCGTTCGGCCGGCGTGGCGGGCCGGATCCCGGGCACCGACCGAGCGTCAACATAGTTGTCCGTCATAAATATCAACGCTATGGGGCGGATTTGGCGCAAGCAAACGAAGTACATTGCGCATTTACCATCGATATGTTGCGCTAGGCTTTCCACGACAGTGATTTGTTGCGTCATGCCGAGATGGAGGTTCCGAGTGGACCGTCTGGACGACACCGACGAGCGCATTTTGGTCGAACTCGCCGAGCATGCCCGGGCCACCTTCGCCGAGATCGGTCAGAAAGTGAACTTGTCCGCGCCTGCGGTGAAGCGCCGGGTCGACCGGATGCTCGACAGCGGGGTGATCCGGGGCTTCACCACCGTCGTGGACCACAACGCGCTCGGCTGGAACACCGAGGCGTACGTGCAGGTGTTCTGCCACGGCCGGATTGCGCCGGAGAAGTTGCGCGAGGCGTGGGTGGACATCCCAGAGGTGGTCAGCGCGGCCACCGTGACCGGCACCTCGGATGCGATTCTGCACGTCCTTGCCCGGGATATGCGGCATCTGGAGGCCGCCCTGGAACGCATCCGGTCCAGCGCCGACATCGAGCGCAGCGAAAGCATCGTGGTGCTGTCCAACCTGATCGACCGGATGCGGCCCTAGGCGGGCCGCGACGCATCAGTGCGCCGTGAGGATCGTCTGAATCGCCACGCCCGCGCCGCACACCAGGACGGTGATCGTCAGCGCAACCCAGTCAGCCAATTTGGGCCGCCGCGGATGAGCCGACAACTGGCCGGTGCCGCCGCGGGCGGTGATCGCGTCGCCCATCTCGTCAGCGCGGCGCAGCGTCACCGTGATCGTGGCCGCGAGCAGGTCGATGACCTCCAGCCTGCGTTGCTGGCGCTTCTCTCTCCGGTTGCGCGGCACCGGTTTCGGCCGCAACCGGCGGGCCGCGTACAGCACCTGGAACTCATCGATCAACATCGGGAAGGCGCGCAGCGCCAACGCCAGCGCTACCGCCCACTCGTCGATCGGCAGCCGCAGCAGCCGCAGCGGCCGGCCCAAAGTCGCCACCGCAGGACCGATTTCGGCAACATTGGTGGTGTAGGACACCAGACCGCCCAGTCCCAGCAGCACCAGGGTAAGCGCCGTGATACGCAGGAAGTTCAAGAAACCGCCGAGTCCCAGCTCCAGGCCGGCCACCGGGACCAGCGGATTACCGCCGGCCAGCGCCGCGGTAAAACCGCCGATGAAGATGACGATCCACAGCCAGCGGGGTATCGACGGCAAAGCGCCCCGCGGGATATGGGCGGTCCAGATCGCCGCCAGCACCACGGCCGCGGCACAACCGATCGTCACCCAGCCCGGATAGAACGCCAATAGCACCGAGATGCCGAAGACCACAAGCAGTTTGGTCCCTGCCCACAGGTCGTGGATGGGCGACGTGCCCGGTATCGGCACCAGCAACACCACCGGTCGACCCGGCTTGCGGGTTTCGCGCTGCCGCGGGTGGGATGTGCTTGTCACGACACACCCCCCGGCCCCGCCGCGGACGTTGAGGCGGACTCCAGCACGCCGTCACGCAGGTGCAGGGTGCGCGGGCACAGGCTCTCCATCCCGACGAGATCGTGCGAGATGACGACCACTGTCAGACCCCGCTCCCGGCGCAGATCCTCGAGCAGGCGCAGCAGCCCGCTCTGGCTCTCGGCGTCCAACCCGGCCAGCGGCTCGTCGAGGATCAGGGCCTTGGGCTTGCAGGCGAGCAACCCGGCCAGGACCACGCGGCGCATCTGGCCCCCACTGAGTTTGTCGATGCTGCGGCTCGCCAGAGCGGGGTCGAGTCCGACGACGCCGAGCGCCGAGATCACCCGATCGTGGTCCTTGTGCGAAAAGCCGGCCGCCGAAGCCACTTCCAGG
This genomic stretch from Mycobacterium paragordonae harbors:
- a CDS encoding Lrp/AsnC family transcriptional regulator, producing the protein MDRLDDTDERILVELAEHARATFAEIGQKVNLSAPAVKRRVDRMLDSGVIRGFTTVVDHNALGWNTEAYVQVFCHGRIAPEKLREAWVDIPEVVSAATVTGTSDAILHVLARDMRHLEAALERIRSSADIERSESIVVLSNLIDRMRP
- a CDS encoding energy-coupling factor transporter transmembrane component T family protein, whose protein sequence is MTSTSHPRQRETRKPGRPVVLLVPIPGTSPIHDLWAGTKLLVVFGISVLLAFYPGWVTIGCAAAVVLAAIWTAHIPRGALPSIPRWLWIVIFIGGFTAALAGGNPLVPVAGLELGLGGFLNFLRITALTLVLLGLGGLVSYTTNVAEIGPAVATLGRPLRLLRLPIDEWAVALALALRAFPMLIDEFQVLYAARRLRPKPVPRNRREKRQQRRLEVIDLLAATITVTLRRADEMGDAITARGGTGQLSAHPRRPKLADWVALTITVLVCGAGVAIQTILTAH